In the Styela clava chromosome 8, kaStyClav1.hap1.2, whole genome shotgun sequence genome, one interval contains:
- the LOC120345781 gene encoding tripartite motif-containing protein 2-like isoform X2, with translation MALRNTNPSQKKTSLLTTCYICKQTYQNPKVLSCYHTFCEACLQETVPGQGLSLHCVVCGHQSILPKEGVCELRTNPYVDRIMRSATDEESVNSEIDLSNVTDVSELHANIAMEPRATSSSNVSKNDLSLSSTILCNSHCERPVAMYCKSCDMVVCKKCAKTEHVEHNDAIASLESVSSECEETLLKQADALEQKLTPLQKSQHEIAQLFDELEVNKNCAMQLINDYFDTLEKALCERRGELLRKIEVTYVGKSSKLMEQSDNIRKYIDSMEEGLDVIVQSLSNKPESSRTRENVQCNHSLQEKETNAFFLHKQISKTLDDLCKYKLSSETFCMKKDDSTSTVSEHSVRLTGVHGTQTYQAPIKLTVPCENSHISIQNLQNVNKLRHMISTFGSLETSQAISQKSVLSGECLTTGICKAGCDNTIILSAKTWSGELETSGKVEVTVDIEYVGPNEHETVHFRANPHSNKLNSSNRRMSPRPLSGSSFSFSTPTKSHIRKMKQSSPSTTTKRSPLKDIFLHPNEDNSSQTPTTPSSQGSEIMENPGATYRIDYIKHGAYEITFNPRIPGKYKFSVQVYGKEIRNGNFVISALDLIKQQGPNARIRSPAKTDKISMRPQSVRQRGMKRPQSMGPRKNPIEDDLVQKVGSRGRGKGEFSNPQGVSTDHLGRLVVSDSTNQCIQVFSVSSKKTREPKYLFRFGERGRGSGQVQRPTGVFGLPNGDIAVSDYDNKVVKIFSEDGTSKLNIGTGKLMGPKGLCIDHNGHLVVVDNKLCQIFVFQLNGKLVTKFGTRGTEIHQLAGPHFVAVYNDNFYVSDFYNHCIKIFSASGKCSNVIGSTGEGCGQFNAPTGLAIDSRGNMIVADWGNSRLQVFDKHGSFLSYINTDEDPLYGPQGVTLINEDQVAVADSGNQCVKIYRYLQ, from the exons ATGGCATTACGAAACACGAATCCGTCTCAGAAGAAAACATCTTTGTTGACAACTTGTTACATTTGTAAACAGACTTACCAGAATCCCAAG GTACTATCGTGTTATCACACCTTTTGTGAAGCGTGCCTTCAAGAGACTGTTCCCGGTCAGGGGTTGTCCTTGCATTGTGTTGTTTGCGGACACCAATCGATACTTCCAAAGGAAGGCGTGTGCGAATTAAGGACAAATCCGTACGTGGATAG AATAATGCGAAGCGCTACAGACGAAGAGAGTGTCAACAGCGAGATAGATCTTAGTAACGTTACAGATGTGTCTGAGCTGCACGCCAACATAGCAATGGAACCGCGTGCAACAAGCAGTTCGAACGTCTCGAAAAATGATTTATCTTTGTCAAGTACAATCTTGTGTAACTCACACTGCGAACGACCCGTTGCAATGTATTGCAAGTCGTGTGACATGGTAGTCTGCAAGAAGTGCGCTAAAACGGAACACGTTGAACACAACGACGCCATTGCCAGTTTAGAAAGCGTATCATCGGAATGCGAAGAGACTCTTCTGAAACAG GCGGATGCTCTTGAACAAAAATTGACCCCACTCCAGAAATCTCAGCACGAAATAGCACAACTATTCGACGAACTCGAAGTCAACAAAAATTGTGCCATGCAACTCATTAATGATTACTTTGACACATTAGAAAAGGCCTTGTGCGAAAGAAGAGGAGAGCTTCTGCGTAAGATTGAGGTAACATATGTGGGAAAGAGTTCGAAATTGATGGAACAATCGGATAATATACGCAAATATATAGACAGTATGGAAGAAGGCCTCGATGTAATCGTACAATCGTTGTCAAATAAACCTGAATCATCACGAACCAGAGAAAACGTTCAATGTAATCATTCTCTGCAAGAAAAAGAAACAAATGCATTTTTTCtacataaacaaatatcaaagaCATTGGATGATCTTTGTAAATATAAACTGAGCTCTGAAACCTTTTGCATGAAAAAAGATGACAGCACTAGTACTGTCTCGGAACATAGCGTGCGCTTAACCGGAGTACACGGGACGCAAACATACCAAGCACCTATTAAGCTTACAGTGCCTTGCGAAAATTCACATATATCCATACAAAACTTACAAAATGTTAACAAACTCAGGCACATGATTTCTACATTTGGCTCACTAGAAACAAGTCAAGCAATTTCTCAAAAAAGTGTTCTGAGTGGAGAATGCCTCACAACAGGAATATGTAAAGCTGGTTGTGACAATACCATAATATTATCAGCTAAAACGTGGTCGGGTGAACTAGAAACAAGTGGAAAAGTAGAAGTTACTGTAGATATTGAATATGTCGGACCAAATGAACACGAAACAGTCCATTTTCGAGCAAACCCACATTCAAACAAATTGAACTCAAGTAATAGAAGGATGTCGCCTCGGCCTCTTTCTGGATCAAGCTTTTCCTTTTCTACTCCGACAAAATCTCACATCCGCAAAATGAAACAAAGTTCCCCAAGCACAACAACAAAACGTAGTCCATTGAAAGATATTTTCCTACACCCGAATGAGGACAACAGTTCACAAACTCCGACAACGCCTTCATCGCAAGGCAGTGAAATAATGGAAAATCCTGGAGCTACTTATCGAATTGATTACATAAAGCATGGAGCATACGAAATAACATTTAATCCCAGAATTCCGGGAAAATACAAATTCTCTGTTCAGGTTTATGGTAAAGAAATCCGTAATGGAAATTTTGTGATTTCGGCTTTGGATCTAATTAAACAACAAGGTCCCAATGCACGCATAAGATCACCAGCAAAAACGGACAAAATTAGCATGCGCCCACAGAGTGTTAGACAAAGGGGGATGAAACGTCCACAAAG TATGGGCCCACGTAAAAACCCAATAGAAGATGACCTCGTACAGAAAGTTGGTAGCCGAGGTCGAGGCAAAGGCGAATTTTCTAATCCACAAGGTGTCTCAACTGACCACCTGGGTCGTCTCGTGGTTTCCGACAGCACTAATCAATGCATTCAAGTGTTTTCCGTAAGCTCAAAGAAAACAAGAGAACCTAAATACCTCTTCAGATTTGGTGAACGTG GTCGAGGAAGTGGACAAGTTCAGCGACCTACTGGAGTTTTCGGTTTACCAAACGGTGATATAGCTGTTTCAGATTATGACAATAAggtggtaaaaatattttctgaagATGGAACAAGCAAATTGAATATTGGAACGGGAAAGCTCATGGGGCCTAAAG GTTTATGTATCGATCACAATGGACATCTTGTAGTTGTGGACAATAAATTATGTCAAATATTTGTGTTTCAACTTAATGGAAAACTCGTAACTAAGTTTGGGACTCGAGGCACAGAAATCCATCAATTGGCCGGACCTCATTTTGTAGCTGTTTACAACGACAACTTTTATGTATCCGATTTTTACAATCACTGCATAAAA ATATTTTCTGCGAGTGGCAAATGCAGTAATGTAATCGGCTCAACCGGTGAAGGTTGCGGGCAATTCAACGCTCCCACAGGTCTGGCAATCGATTCTCGAGGTAACATGATAGTTGCTGACTGGGGCAACAGCCGACTTCAA GTTTTTGACAAACATGGATCATTTCTTTCATATATAAACACAGACGAAGATCCACTTTATGGACCACAAGGCGTTACTCTTATTAATGAAGACCAAGTGGCTGTGGCGGATTCAGGAAATCAATGCGTTAAAATATATCGATACCTGCAATAA
- the LOC120345781 gene encoding tripartite motif-containing protein 2-like isoform X1, which translates to MALRNTNPSQKKTSLLTTCYICKQTYQNPKVLSCYHTFCEACLQETVPGQGLSLHCVVCGHQSILPKEGVCELRTNPYVDRIMRSATDEESVNSEIDLSNVTDVSELHANIAMEPRATSSSNVSKNDLSLSSTILCNSHCERPVAMYCKSCDMVVCKKCAKTEHVEHNDAIASLESVSSECEETLLKQADALEQKLTPLQKSQHEIAQLFDELEVNKNCAMQLINDYFDTLEKALCERRGELLRKIEVTYVGKSSKLMEQSDNIRKYIDSMEEGLDVIVQSLSNKPESSRTRENVQCNHSLQEKETNAFFLHKQISKTLDDLCKYKLSSETFCMKKDDSTSTVSEHSVRLTGVHGTQTYQAPIKLTVPCENSHISIQNLQNVNKLRHMISTFGSLETSQAISQKSVLSGECLTTGICKAGCDNTIILSAKTWSGELETSGKVEVTVDIEYVGPNEHETVHFRANPHSNKLNSSNRRMSPRPLSGSSFSFSTPTKSHIRKMKQSSPSTTTKRSPLKDIFLHPNEDNSSQTPTTPSSQGSEIMENPGATYRIDYIKHGAYEITFNPRIPGKYKFSVQVYGKEIRNGNFVISALDLIKQQGPNARIRSPAKTDKISMRPQSVRQRGMKRPQSMGPRKNPIEDDLVQKVGSRGRGKGEFSNPQGVSTDHLGRLVVSDSTNQCIQVFSVSSKKTREPKYLFRFGERVAGRGSGQVQRPTGVFGLPNGDIAVSDYDNKVVKIFSEDGTSKLNIGTGKLMGPKGLCIDHNGHLVVVDNKLCQIFVFQLNGKLVTKFGTRGTEIHQLAGPHFVAVYNDNFYVSDFYNHCIKIFSASGKCSNVIGSTGEGCGQFNAPTGLAIDSRGNMIVADWGNSRLQVFDKHGSFLSYINTDEDPLYGPQGVTLINEDQVAVADSGNQCVKIYRYLQ; encoded by the exons ATGGCATTACGAAACACGAATCCGTCTCAGAAGAAAACATCTTTGTTGACAACTTGTTACATTTGTAAACAGACTTACCAGAATCCCAAG GTACTATCGTGTTATCACACCTTTTGTGAAGCGTGCCTTCAAGAGACTGTTCCCGGTCAGGGGTTGTCCTTGCATTGTGTTGTTTGCGGACACCAATCGATACTTCCAAAGGAAGGCGTGTGCGAATTAAGGACAAATCCGTACGTGGATAG AATAATGCGAAGCGCTACAGACGAAGAGAGTGTCAACAGCGAGATAGATCTTAGTAACGTTACAGATGTGTCTGAGCTGCACGCCAACATAGCAATGGAACCGCGTGCAACAAGCAGTTCGAACGTCTCGAAAAATGATTTATCTTTGTCAAGTACAATCTTGTGTAACTCACACTGCGAACGACCCGTTGCAATGTATTGCAAGTCGTGTGACATGGTAGTCTGCAAGAAGTGCGCTAAAACGGAACACGTTGAACACAACGACGCCATTGCCAGTTTAGAAAGCGTATCATCGGAATGCGAAGAGACTCTTCTGAAACAG GCGGATGCTCTTGAACAAAAATTGACCCCACTCCAGAAATCTCAGCACGAAATAGCACAACTATTCGACGAACTCGAAGTCAACAAAAATTGTGCCATGCAACTCATTAATGATTACTTTGACACATTAGAAAAGGCCTTGTGCGAAAGAAGAGGAGAGCTTCTGCGTAAGATTGAGGTAACATATGTGGGAAAGAGTTCGAAATTGATGGAACAATCGGATAATATACGCAAATATATAGACAGTATGGAAGAAGGCCTCGATGTAATCGTACAATCGTTGTCAAATAAACCTGAATCATCACGAACCAGAGAAAACGTTCAATGTAATCATTCTCTGCAAGAAAAAGAAACAAATGCATTTTTTCtacataaacaaatatcaaagaCATTGGATGATCTTTGTAAATATAAACTGAGCTCTGAAACCTTTTGCATGAAAAAAGATGACAGCACTAGTACTGTCTCGGAACATAGCGTGCGCTTAACCGGAGTACACGGGACGCAAACATACCAAGCACCTATTAAGCTTACAGTGCCTTGCGAAAATTCACATATATCCATACAAAACTTACAAAATGTTAACAAACTCAGGCACATGATTTCTACATTTGGCTCACTAGAAACAAGTCAAGCAATTTCTCAAAAAAGTGTTCTGAGTGGAGAATGCCTCACAACAGGAATATGTAAAGCTGGTTGTGACAATACCATAATATTATCAGCTAAAACGTGGTCGGGTGAACTAGAAACAAGTGGAAAAGTAGAAGTTACTGTAGATATTGAATATGTCGGACCAAATGAACACGAAACAGTCCATTTTCGAGCAAACCCACATTCAAACAAATTGAACTCAAGTAATAGAAGGATGTCGCCTCGGCCTCTTTCTGGATCAAGCTTTTCCTTTTCTACTCCGACAAAATCTCACATCCGCAAAATGAAACAAAGTTCCCCAAGCACAACAACAAAACGTAGTCCATTGAAAGATATTTTCCTACACCCGAATGAGGACAACAGTTCACAAACTCCGACAACGCCTTCATCGCAAGGCAGTGAAATAATGGAAAATCCTGGAGCTACTTATCGAATTGATTACATAAAGCATGGAGCATACGAAATAACATTTAATCCCAGAATTCCGGGAAAATACAAATTCTCTGTTCAGGTTTATGGTAAAGAAATCCGTAATGGAAATTTTGTGATTTCGGCTTTGGATCTAATTAAACAACAAGGTCCCAATGCACGCATAAGATCACCAGCAAAAACGGACAAAATTAGCATGCGCCCACAGAGTGTTAGACAAAGGGGGATGAAACGTCCACAAAG TATGGGCCCACGTAAAAACCCAATAGAAGATGACCTCGTACAGAAAGTTGGTAGCCGAGGTCGAGGCAAAGGCGAATTTTCTAATCCACAAGGTGTCTCAACTGACCACCTGGGTCGTCTCGTGGTTTCCGACAGCACTAATCAATGCATTCAAGTGTTTTCCGTAAGCTCAAAGAAAACAAGAGAACCTAAATACCTCTTCAGATTTGGTGAACGTG TTGCAGGTCGAGGAAGTGGACAAGTTCAGCGACCTACTGGAGTTTTCGGTTTACCAAACGGTGATATAGCTGTTTCAGATTATGACAATAAggtggtaaaaatattttctgaagATGGAACAAGCAAATTGAATATTGGAACGGGAAAGCTCATGGGGCCTAAAG GTTTATGTATCGATCACAATGGACATCTTGTAGTTGTGGACAATAAATTATGTCAAATATTTGTGTTTCAACTTAATGGAAAACTCGTAACTAAGTTTGGGACTCGAGGCACAGAAATCCATCAATTGGCCGGACCTCATTTTGTAGCTGTTTACAACGACAACTTTTATGTATCCGATTTTTACAATCACTGCATAAAA ATATTTTCTGCGAGTGGCAAATGCAGTAATGTAATCGGCTCAACCGGTGAAGGTTGCGGGCAATTCAACGCTCCCACAGGTCTGGCAATCGATTCTCGAGGTAACATGATAGTTGCTGACTGGGGCAACAGCCGACTTCAA GTTTTTGACAAACATGGATCATTTCTTTCATATATAAACACAGACGAAGATCCACTTTATGGACCACAAGGCGTTACTCTTATTAATGAAGACCAAGTGGCTGTGGCGGATTCAGGAAATCAATGCGTTAAAATATATCGATACCTGCAATAA